DNA from Roseimicrobium sp. ORNL1:
AAGAAGTAAGCCTCCACCTCGAATATCATCACTACAGCCCTGGGAGCGCTGGCCTCCGGCCGGCGTATTCACGTGGCCAGCGAATAACACGCCGGCCAGAGGCCAGCGCTCCCAGGGCCGGTGGACCTAACGCGTTCCGAGGACCATCACACACTGATGTGGTGTGATGCCACGGATAGTAAAAGACGAGATCTTGTGCACGAAACGTGGCTTCGCCAAAGTGGCTCACGCTGCCCTCAGCGTGAACCGTGGCAGGCCCCCTGAGGATGCCGTCCCCCACAACCGCAAACGTGCGAAGTCAGCGGCTTATCCAACGGATGATCTGCCGTTCTTCGATTGCACAACAATTCACAAAATCCCCGCTTCCCTCATCGCTTCCAAAACGACCTGGCGTACCTGACCACGCAACTCCTTATTGACGACCTTGGCTCGCATGGGAGCGGAGAAACGCGGCTCTTTCATGATGGCGCTGATCATCGCAACGGCGGGAGTCCAGTCCTTGCGCCGCAGCGCATCACGAAATCCATCCACATGCGTGCCATGCAGACGAGTCCCAGTGCCGTTGCACCAGGAGAGCCATTGGCATTTCGCGGACGAACCCACTGCGGCGGCCTCCACGGTCAACTCATCCGACTCGTGCCGTACATGAAGCAACCTTGAAGGCTCGGAGGCATGGCACAGGTCTTCATTTTGTGATGCCAGGAACTGCACATAGTCCGCGAGCCCGCCGGGCGCGTGGAATGTCTCATCGCCCAACTGGACCTTCATTCCCGGAAAGAGATGCGCCACATCAAACAACCGGCGCCGCTGCACATGCATGCGGGGCAGTGAGGCTTGGAGAACATCACGATCCGCCGTGAATGTTATCGATGTGCCTTTCGCGGAGGAGACGCTTGTTATGGGAGCGCCGACAATCTCTCCTTTGGCAAAGTGCTGTTCCCACCGTATTCCATTCCGGTGGGACACCACCTTGAGATTGGCGGAAAGGGCGTTCACCAACACCAGACCCACTCCGGTGGCATTCAAGTGTACGTGAGGAGCATGTCCATCTGCCGTCGGCGTGTCGTGCAGGTGGGTGAGCCAGTGCACCGCCTTGGGAACGGAATTCATTTCAACATGATCGAATGGCAGTCCAGGTCCATCATCGCTCACCGAGATGCTGGTCCCGTTGATGGTGACACTGACTTTGGTGGCCTTTCTGGACAGGAAGAGATCGATGCTGTTAGCCACCAACTCGTAGATGAGGTGCTCGATGCCTTGCTCGCACGGATCTCCGATGTACATGCCCGGTCGTTTGCGAATGGCTTCGACTGGGGAAAACCGCGGCGCGCGCTCGGGATCCATGCTGTCATCGTTAGCAAGAACATCGATGCGAACAAGCTCACATTGTGAGGTCCCGTAACTCCCGGAACGCGTGGAATAATCTTGAACGTGAGTCGTGGTTCTGATTGCCTCATCCCCATGGAAGACGAAAGCGCAGCGTGGCTGCAACTGAAACGTGAGATACGTGTGCTCCGGGTTGGCTTGTTTGCGGTGTTGGGCACCCTGATGGCAGGGCTTCTAGTGGCAAATCTTGCCACCGTGCTGTTGCTGTCACCCATGGCGCGTGTTTTCGAGGACATGCTGGGGTCTGCGAGCAAGGCTCCCCAGCTCACGCAGATGGTTTTGTCCTATGG
Protein-coding regions in this window:
- a CDS encoding ATP-binding protein, which gives rise to MDPERAPRFSPVEAIRKRPGMYIGDPCEQGIEHLIYELVANSIDLFLSRKATKVSVTINGTSISVSDDGPGLPFDHVEMNSVPKAVHWLTHLHDTPTADGHAPHVHLNATGVGLVLVNALSANLKVVSHRNGIRWEQHFAKGEIVGAPITSVSSAKGTSITFTADRDVLQASLPRMHVQRRRLFDVAHLFPGMKVQLGDETFHAPGGLADYVQFLASQNEDLCHASEPSRLLHVRHESDELTVEAAAVGSSAKCQWLSWCNGTGTRLHGTHVDGFRDALRRKDWTPAVAMISAIMKEPRFSAPMRAKVVNKELRGQVRQVVLEAMREAGIL